One window of Sphingobacteriales bacterium genomic DNA carries:
- a CDS encoding RecQ family ATP-dependent DNA helicase gives MTSKEVLKKYWGFNEFRPLQEEIIDSILNGFDTLALLPTGGGKSICFQVPTMSKEGLCLVITPLIALIKDQVQNLRSRQIKAEAIYTGMSRNEIERAFNNCIYGQTKFLYIAPERLQTELFKVRLDQMKISLVAVDEAHCISQWGYDFRPTYLKIAEIRQHLPNVPFLALTATATEIVRADIKEKLKFGKNSKVFQKSYTRANLAYSVLHEEDKFRKLIKILQKIPGCGIVYVRSRNRAEDVANILNRHKISADFYHAGLDPKTRSTKQDGWLKDKIRIIVCTNAFGMGIDKSNVRLVIHLDLPESLEAYFQEAGRAGRDDINSYAVLIYNNTDSVTLKKSLDDSFPPLEIVRKFYYLLSSYFNLAIGAGEGIRVDFDLIKFLETNNLKASQCYYSLKILEENGYIQTSDAVFSPSRVIITVNEEEIYDVQNRNPNIEPYIKTLLRTYGGIFSHYKDIFESQIALQLNVDTNQVIDVLKALHNNKIINYIPQTDKPQLVFTRSRVASENLLFDTKLIEFRKKVRLSNIQAAIKYAQNDLVCRSQQLVSYFGEFTSKPCLICDVCLHKKNRNSLESRILDITKDIKTTLSTKTLSLFELVSQLDKYEEKEVLTTIRWMMDNGQINYKNGLLSLSFS, from the coding sequence ATGACAAGCAAAGAAGTTTTAAAGAAATATTGGGGTTTTAATGAGTTTCGACCACTTCAGGAAGAAATTATTGATTCAATTTTAAATGGGTTCGACACTTTAGCATTACTACCTACCGGTGGGGGTAAATCAATTTGTTTTCAAGTCCCAACAATGTCCAAAGAAGGGCTATGTTTGGTCATTACTCCACTAATCGCATTAATAAAAGATCAGGTGCAAAACCTGAGAAGTCGTCAAATTAAGGCTGAAGCCATTTATACAGGGATGAGCCGTAATGAAATTGAACGAGCCTTTAACAATTGTATTTATGGTCAAACAAAATTCTTATATATAGCACCGGAAAGACTACAAACTGAACTATTTAAAGTTCGCCTTGATCAAATGAAGATTAGCCTTGTTGCAGTTGATGAAGCACATTGTATCTCTCAATGGGGTTATGATTTTAGGCCAACGTACTTAAAAATTGCAGAAATCAGACAACATTTGCCGAATGTGCCGTTTTTAGCATTAACAGCTACTGCAACTGAAATTGTAAGGGCAGACATTAAAGAAAAGCTAAAATTTGGTAAAAATTCAAAAGTTTTTCAAAAAAGCTATACCCGTGCAAACCTTGCGTATTCAGTGCTTCATGAAGAAGATAAATTCAGAAAGTTAATAAAAATTCTTCAAAAAATTCCGGGTTGCGGAATAGTTTATGTACGTAGTCGAAATCGAGCTGAAGATGTTGCCAATATCCTAAACAGACACAAAATTAGTGCGGACTTTTATCATGCAGGGCTTGATCCCAAAACACGGTCAACCAAACAAGATGGCTGGTTAAAAGATAAAATTCGCATAATTGTATGCACGAATGCATTTGGAATGGGTATTGATAAATCCAATGTCAGGTTAGTAATTCATCTGGATTTGCCTGAAAGCTTGGAAGCGTATTTTCAAGAAGCAGGTAGAGCCGGCAGAGATGATATCAATTCCTATGCTGTTCTTATTTATAACAATACAGATTCTGTTACTTTAAAAAAAAGCCTTGATGATAGTTTTCCCCCTTTAGAAATTGTACGTAAGTTTTACTATTTGCTGTCATCCTATTTTAATTTAGCAATTGGAGCTGGAGAAGGAATTAGGGTGGATTTTGATTTGATTAAATTTTTAGAGACAAATAATTTGAAAGCATCACAATGTTATTATTCACTAAAAATCTTAGAAGAAAACGGATATATACAGACATCAGATGCTGTATTCAGTCCATCGAGAGTAATTATAACAGTTAATGAAGAGGAAATTTATGATGTACAAAATCGCAATCCAAACATAGAACCATATATTAAAACACTTCTTCGTACTTATGGAGGAATTTTTAGCCACTACAAAGATATTTTTGAAAGTCAAATTGCACTACAACTTAATGTTGACACTAATCAGGTTATAGATGTACTCAAAGCTTTACATAATAACAAGATAATTAATTATATTCCACAAACCGATAAACCTCAACTAGTATTTACTCGATCACGGGTTGCTTCTGAAAACCTTCTTTTTGACACCAAACTCATTGAATTCAGAAAAAAAGTTAGGTTATCAAATATCCAAGCTGCCATAAAATATGCTCAAAATGATTTAGTGTGCAGAAGCCAACAATTGGTTTCTTATTTTGGAGAATTTACAAGTAAGCCATGCCTAATTTGTGATGTTTGCCTACATAAAAAAAATAGAAACTCATTGGAAAGCAGAATCTTGGATATTACAAAAGACATAAAAACAACACTATCAACAAAAACATTGAGCCTATTTGAATTAGTCTCTCAACTTGATAAATATGAAGAGAAAGAAGTTCTAACCACAATACGTTGGATGATGGATAATGGGCAAATCAATTATAAAAACGGACTATTGAGCCTATCTTTTAGCTAA
- a CDS encoding Gfo/Idh/MocA family oxidoreductase has protein sequence MVNFAIIGIGNIGTRHAKHIYQNPKSNLIAVCDISRKNEEIIRSYYPNINFFNNYKELLQLQNIDVVNICTPNYLHSQMTIDALQANMNVLCEKPMAISSIECDKMILTSKEVNKKLFVVKQNRYNPPVVAVKNLIDSGKLGKVLQISVCCFWNRNDDYYLQSDWRGKKLKDGGCLFTQCSHFIDILLYLAGNINCIKGIIQNATHQSLTEFEDSGAFLLQSETGTIISFQFSTSAYRHNMEGSITLLCENGTVKIGGQYLNTIDYQCIEGYEISNLPKGNSENDYGTYKGSMSNHDKVIQNVIDTLSGKATIATSGEEGKAVIKIIEEMYKCAEYINNG, from the coding sequence ATGGTTAATTTTGCTATCATTGGAATTGGGAATATTGGAACAAGACATGCTAAGCATATTTATCAAAACCCAAAATCAAACTTAATTGCCGTTTGTGATATCAGCAGAAAAAATGAGGAAATTATTCGAAGTTATTATCCAAATATTAACTTCTTTAATAACTACAAAGAGTTGCTTCAACTTCAAAATATAGATGTAGTAAATATTTGTACACCTAATTATTTACATTCACAAATGACTATTGATGCTTTACAAGCAAACATGAATGTATTATGTGAAAAGCCAATGGCAATATCGAGTATAGAATGCGATAAAATGATATTAACATCAAAAGAGGTTAATAAGAAATTATTTGTTGTTAAGCAAAACAGATATAATCCGCCAGTAGTAGCTGTAAAAAATCTCATTGATTCTGGCAAATTGGGAAAAGTTTTACAAATTTCTGTCTGCTGTTTTTGGAATAGAAATGATGATTACTATTTACAATCAGACTGGAGGGGTAAAAAATTAAAAGATGGGGGTTGCCTGTTTACACAATGCAGCCATTTTATTGATATTTTATTATATCTTGCTGGAAATATAAATTGTATTAAAGGAATTATCCAAAATGCAACTCATCAATCGCTAACTGAGTTTGAAGACTCCGGTGCTTTCTTATTGCAATCTGAAACTGGGACAATTATCAGCTTTCAATTCAGCACATCTGCTTATAGACACAACATGGAAGGGAGTATAACCTTATTATGTGAAAATGGAACCGTTAAAATTGGAGGTCAATATCTTAATACCATTGATTATCAATGCATCGAAGGATATGAAATTTCTAACCTTCCAAAAGGGAATTCAGAAAACGATTATGGCACCTATAAGGGTTCTATGTCAAATCATGATAAAGTTATTCAAAATGTAATTGACACCTTAAGCGGAAAAGCAACTATTGCTACAAGCGGTGAAGAAGGAAAAGCAGTAATCAAAATTATTGAAGAAATGTATAAATGTGCAGAATATATAAATAATGGATGA
- a CDS encoding CoA transferase — MDAILNIKLTEFMMIQELFNSLPKRFRADYSKDFKGVFHFDLSGKEAAQFTVSIENCSCKVESGLIGQPDCYVKTDSMLHIAIESGKTNAQWAYMTGKVKVSNIANMMKYLKLFKKYDQSQTASIEESEKPPLKETQTETNKENKGPLLGIRILDLSRLLPGPLASMLLADWGAEVIKIEDPDFPDETRNYPPFVGNQSVYYLAVNRSKKSLSLNLKSAEGKEIFFKLIKSADIVIESFRPDVLKKIGVDYEVASALNPQIIYVSVTGYGQDGEMRSKAGHDINYIGLSGILDENKSENGQPVIPGFQIADIAGGSYMTVISCLLALQNRKLTGTGDQIDVSMLDACLPLMSLAFANYFADTKNSTKDSFGFLSGQIPNYNLYQCKDGKWLALGALEPKFWAEFCRFINRPDWVNAILPNSEISKEVKTALKKLFELKTRKDWIAEASEFEICLTPVQSIPEVVNNVQFKHRNMFRQHFHSEYGSVTTINQPLKFQTAKLSDGWAPPLLGEDTNSILTSIGLSIEQIELLRNQGVI; from the coding sequence GTGGACGCAATTTTAAATATAAAATTAACTGAGTTCATGATGATACAGGAACTATTCAACTCTCTGCCAAAAAGATTTAGGGCTGATTATTCAAAAGACTTTAAAGGAGTATTTCATTTTGATTTGTCAGGTAAAGAAGCTGCTCAATTTACAGTGTCAATAGAGAATTGTAGTTGTAAAGTTGAATCTGGTTTAATTGGGCAACCTGACTGTTATGTAAAAACAGATTCAATGTTGCATATTGCTATTGAATCAGGGAAAACTAACGCACAATGGGCATACATGACAGGTAAAGTAAAAGTAAGTAACATTGCGAATATGATGAAGTATTTAAAATTGTTCAAGAAATACGACCAAAGCCAAACTGCATCCATCGAAGAAAGTGAAAAACCACCTTTGAAAGAGACTCAAACAGAAACTAATAAAGAAAATAAAGGGCCTCTACTGGGAATTCGAATTTTAGATTTAAGTCGCTTATTACCGGGTCCATTAGCAAGTATGTTATTAGCAGATTGGGGAGCAGAAGTAATTAAAATAGAAGACCCTGATTTCCCGGATGAAACAAGAAACTATCCACCTTTTGTTGGAAATCAGTCGGTCTATTATTTAGCAGTAAACCGTTCAAAAAAAAGCCTCTCACTAAATCTGAAAAGTGCTGAAGGAAAAGAAATTTTTTTCAAACTAATAAAATCTGCAGATATTGTTATTGAATCTTTTCGACCGGATGTATTAAAAAAAATAGGAGTGGATTATGAAGTTGCCTCAGCTTTAAATCCTCAAATTATATATGTATCTGTTACTGGATACGGTCAGGATGGTGAAATGCGATCCAAAGCAGGACATGATATAAACTACATTGGTCTTTCTGGCATCCTCGATGAAAACAAATCTGAAAATGGTCAACCTGTAATACCTGGATTTCAAATTGCTGATATTGCGGGTGGGTCATACATGACAGTTATATCATGCCTTTTAGCTTTACAAAACAGAAAATTAACAGGAACTGGAGATCAAATAGATGTTTCGATGTTAGATGCTTGTTTGCCTTTAATGAGCTTAGCATTCGCAAATTACTTTGCAGACACTAAAAATAGTACAAAAGATAGTTTCGGCTTTTTAAGTGGACAAATTCCAAACTATAATTTATATCAATGCAAAGATGGAAAATGGTTGGCTTTAGGTGCATTAGAACCTAAGTTCTGGGCAGAGTTTTGCAGGTTTATAAATCGTCCTGATTGGGTAAATGCAATTTTACCAAATTCTGAAATTTCAAAAGAGGTTAAAACTGCTTTGAAAAAATTATTTGAATTGAAAACAAGAAAAGATTGGATTGCAGAAGCCTCAGAATTTGAAATTTGCTTAACTCCTGTACAGTCAATACCGGAAGTTGTAAATAATGTTCAATTTAAGCATAGAAATATGTTTAGGCAACATTTTCATAGTGAGTATGGCAGTGTTACCACTATCAATCAGCCACTAAAATTTCAAACCGCTAAATTGTCTGACGGGTGGGCTCCGCCTTTATTGGGTGAAGATACAAATTCAATTTTAACTTCGATAGGACTTTCAATTGAACAAATTGAGCTTTTAAGGAATCAGGGAGTTATTTAG